From the genome of Spinacia oleracea cultivar Varoflay chromosome 2, BTI_SOV_V1, whole genome shotgun sequence, one region includes:
- the LOC110777735 gene encoding uncharacterized protein yields MAYAVLIAARKLRPYFDAHTIEVLTNFPLEKAISKLDTSGRLLKWAIELSEFDLEFRPRTAIKAQALADFIVEASYQEDEVQAEVWDVSVDGSAAQTGSGAGIIMKSPTGDIFEYAIKFTFNASNNEAEYEAAIAGIQMCLAADAKRVILTTDSQLVASQFSGEYEAKEPSMVKYLEKLRSVSAQLEKFSINLVPRAENTLADALSKLASSNVADLKRTVMMEVMNKRSTESEVIRVMAITTTSEWYDNIQTYIQTGALPADLAEAKKTRRDSVWYIILWGRLYKKLFSLPFLRCLTAFESARLIEEMHEGTCGNHAGGKPLAIICQRQGYYWPTMLEYCRAYVKKCEKCQKFSAVINLPANDLMPILNPIPFAQWGMDIVGPFPMATGGRKFLIVAVD; encoded by the coding sequence ATGGCATATGCAGTCCTCATCGCGGCTAGAAAGTTAAGACCATACTTTGATGCGCATACAATCGAAGTGCTAACAAACTTTCCTCTCGAAAAGGCCATCAGCAAGCTAGATACATCAGGCCGGTTGCTAAAATGGGCAATAGAGTTGTCCGAGTTTGACTTGGAATTCCGGCCAAGAACTGCAATCAAAGCCCAGGCATTGGCGGACTTCATAGTTGAAGCGTCATACCAAGAAGATGAAGTACAAGCTGAAGTATGGGATGTGTCAGTGGATGGTTCAGCTGCACAGACAGGCAGTGGAGCTGGAATAATCATGAAATCGCCAACAGGAGACATTTTTGAGTATGCTATAAAGTTTACGTTCAACGCGTCAAATAACGAGGCAGAATACGAGGCAGCAATTGCCGGCATCCAAATGTGCCTCGCAGCAGATGCCAAAAGAGTAATACTGACAACAGACTCCCAGCTGGTAGCCAGTCAATTCAGCGGAGAATATGAGGCCAAAGAACCTTCAATGGTCAAATACCTGGAGAAGTTGAGGTCGGTGTCGGCTCAGCTAGAGAAATTCAGCATTAATCTGGTACCCCGAGCAGAAAACACACTAGCAGACGCACTATCAAAGttagcaagttcaaatgtcGCCGACTTGAAAAGAACAGTCATGATGGAAGTCATGAATAAGCGAAGTACGGAGTCGGAGGTAATACGGGTCATGGCCATCACAACTACCTCAGAATGGTACGATAATATCCAAACATACATACAGACTGGAGCCCTACCAGCAGATTTGGCAGAAGCCAAAAAGACAAGAAGGGACTCGGTTTGGTACATCATCCTGTGGGGACGGTTGTACAAAAAGTTATTTAGCCTGCCATTCTTAAGGTGCCTGACAGCATTCGAGTCAGCAAGGCTGATCGAAGAGATGCACGAAGGAACATGTGGGAACCATGCCGGTGGAAAACCCCTTGCCATCATCTGTCAAAGGCAAGGCTATTACTGGCCAACAATGTTAGAATATTGTCGGGCTTATGTAAAAAAGTGCGAGAAATGTCAAAAGTTTTCAGCTGTGATAAACTTGCCGGCCAATGATTTGATGCCCATTCTGAACCCAATCCCATTCGCACaatggggaatggatattgTTGGACCATTCCCAATGGCGACCGGAGGGCGCAAGTTCTTAATAGTAGCAGTGGACTAA
- the LOC110777736 gene encoding uncharacterized protein gives MSFAQRDREPLRDYLTRFNNESITIPNLQQEVAVLALMRGMQECEFKKYLSRKSYTNLGDVLHKANEYIRADEMMKISNVVVATGGNVGYNPGYNPQTGKGGNNFHQSNNQQGAGQRNQNNRNANPQGQRSRQDRRESRGLFDNYTPLNTPRTAIYNINNKMDGWRRPPPMQSRERNVKKFCDFHNEHGHLTEDCRDLKDNIEDMVRKGYFSQYRARQGNGNNNSVGGNPTNSYRPQQQNQQQYPRIEQPYQPPRIEQKQPETSARAEQRDGVKKPPVYVISGGPVHGGTISGASRSLEEHRHMVNFHNTRVWPNPPSIPVMTFSESDCRGIIFPHDDPLVLTIDIANADVNRVLVDGGSSANIIFWEAFKQLHIPEDELQRVNYPVIGFSGSTVYPEGSIRLPVKIGEGSEMRDLMVDFLIIKVPAAYNVIIGRPFIHDVQAVVSTYHLTMIYMSNLERPAKIRGSQLAAKSCYLTALRTPGRMVPEVNLTTEPARQEVHLTTKPARQEQLSKRKSCTKRGRTDLNMEHFDERPVSAPRPMPDGLTENIELEVGNMDRTVVIGTEMGSDMKVNLISLLREHADIFAFSADEMPGIDPEIMVHRLNADRNVRPVRQKKRNFSTEKMTAIQEEVDKLLAAGFIEPCDYPEWLANVVMVKKSSGSWRMCVDFTNLNRACPKDFYPLPRIDRLVDSTSGHAMLSFLDAFSGYHQVSLHKSDRKKAAFITDAGVFCYKAMPFGLKNAGATYQRLVDKVFSDQKGRTWRSM, from the coding sequence ATGTCGTTCGCTCAAAGAGATAGAGAGCCGTTAAGGGATTATCTCACCCGCTTTAACAACGAGTCAATCACTATTCCCAATTTGCAGCAGGAGGTTGCTGTTCTGGCTCTGATGAGGGGAATGCAAGAGTGCGAATTCAAGAAATATCTCAGCCGGAAGTCATACACCAATCTGGGTGACGTCCTGCACAAGGCCAACGAGTACATCAGGGCGGATGAAATGATGAAGATCTCCAATGTGGTAGTGGCAACCGGCGGAAATGTCGGGTACAATCCAGGCTATAACCCACAGACGGGAAAAGGAGGAAACAATTTTCATCAGAGCAATAATCAGCAAGGGGCAGGCcagagaaaccagaataacagaAATGCCAATCCACAAGGACAGAGAAGCCGGCAAGACAGAAGGGAGTCCAGAGGACTCTTTGATAACTACACTCCGCTGAACACACCGCGGACGgcaatttataacataaacaaCAAGATGGACGGCTGGAGAAGGCCGCCACCAATGCAGAGCAGGGAAAGGAATGTCAAGAAATTCTGTGACTTCCATAATGAGCACGGCCACCTAACAGAGGACTGCAGAGACctcaaagacaacattgaggatatGGTCAGAAAGGGGTATTTCTCACAGTATAGGGCGAGGCAAGGAAATGGTAACAACAACTCGGTGGGGGGAAACCCTACCAATTCATACCGGCCACAAcagcaaaatcaacaacaataccCTAGAATCGAGCAGCCATATCAGCCGCCTAGAATCGAGCAAAAACAGCCGGAAACCAGTGCCAGAGCAGAACAGAGGGATGGCGTGAAAAAACCACCCGTGTATGTAATTTCTGGCGGCCCAGTCCACGGAGGGACAATAAGCGGCGCCAGTAGAAGCTTGGAGGAACACAGGCACATGGTAAACTTTCACAACACAAGAGTGTGGCCTAACCCACCCAGCATACCAGTGATGACGTTCTCGGAATCGGATTGCAGAGGCATCATTTTCCCGCATGATGACCCACTAGTTCTTACAATTGATATAGCAAATGCCGATGTGAACAGAGTACTGGTAGACGGCGGCAGCTCAGCAAACATCATCTTCTGGGAAGCCTTCAAACAATTGCACATACCAGAGGACGAGCTTCAAAGGGTGAACTACCCAGTAATCGGTTTCTCAGGATCTACAGTGTACCCAGAGGGTAGTATAAGGCTGCCGGTGAAAATCGGAGAAGGATCTGAAATGCGAGATCTCATGGTGGATTTCCTAATCATTAAAGTACCAGCGGCCTACAATGTGATCATCGGTCGCCCATTCATACATGACGTGCAGGCGGTAGTCTCCACCTATCACTTGACAATGATATATATGTCGAACCTGGAAAGGCCGGCAAAGATAAGGGGAAGTCAGTTGGCGGCAAAGTCCTGTTACTTGACTGCTTTGAGAACACCGGGAAGAATGGTCCCAGAAGTGAACTTGACTACTGAGCCGGCAAGGCAAGAGGTACACTTGACTACTAAGCCGGCAAGACAGGAACAACTGTCAAAAAGGAAGAGCTGCACAAAAAGGGGTCGAACCGACCTGAACATGGAACACTTTGATGAGAGGCCGGTATCAGCACCAAGACCAATGCCAGATGGTCTGACAGAAAATATCGAGCTGGAGGTTGGAAACATGGATAGAACAGTCGTGATCGGTACAGAAATGGGGAGTGACATGAAGGTTAACCTCATAAGCTTGCTGAGAGAGCACGCGGACATCTTCGCATTCTCGGCGGATGAGATGCCTGGTATCGATCCAGAGATAATGGTTCACCGATTAAACGCCGACAGAAATGTTAGGCCTGTACGGCAGAAAAAACGTAATTTCTCCACGGAAAAAATGACAGCAATACAAGAAGAGGTGGATAAACTGCTGGCGGCAGGTTTCATTGAGCCATGTGACTACCCTGAATGGTTGGCAAACGTAGTAATGGTAAAAAAGTCAAGTGGGTCAtggagaatgtgcgtagatttcactAACCTTAACAGAGCATGTCCGAAAGATTTCTACCCACTACCACGGATTGATAGGCTGGTAGACTCCACTAGCGGCCATGCAATGCTTAGTTTCCTAGATGCTTTCTCAGGGTATCATCAGGTCAGCCTGCATAAATCAGACAGGAAGAAGGCGGCCTTTATCACGGATGCAGGAGTTTTCTGTTATAAGGCGATGCCATTCGGGTTGAAGAATGCAGGGGCAACGTATCAAAGGCTGGTCGACAAGGTGTTTTCCGACCAAAAAGGCAGAACGTGGAGGTCTATGTAG